The following DNA comes from Xyrauchen texanus isolate HMW12.3.18 chromosome 21, RBS_HiC_50CHRs, whole genome shotgun sequence.
AACACAATCCGTACGCTCTCTGTGTGTACACAAATATGAAAATAGTTTCTGATAATATTGTTGTTCAATCAGTTATTTCTTGAAAAAACGAGGCGTTTTAATTGAAAGCAGTaattatagtatagtagagtagTAAATGCGCTTGTTTACGAGGCTGTTCAAGATTATCTGACAGCATTTCTAGAATCCGTTAATAAAACGCTGCTGTCAAACGTTGCACATTAGATTGAGCTCTGAAACGTTTTATAGAGCAGTTTTATATAAAGCACCAGCGGCCGCTGCACGGTGACATTGTCGTTATCGGTCAAAGTGGATGGATTAAAAAGTACTGACGTGTCCGTAGGCGTGCGTTCACTACCGAAACTGGAGGGACACGTCTGTCGCCGCGCCTCCCAGCATCTGGATCAGGGAGTCGGCCGTCAACGCCTCGCATTTGCTTTATAAACATGTCGCGAAACGGCCGAAGGTTCAAATCTTTGAACGCGAATAACGGGCGCGCGCTAGCCGGTTGTGATCCGGTGAGAGCTGCGCGTGTGCGCGTGCTGCTGCTGTGCCTTTGCGGTGTGATGTCACTGGCCATGATTCTGGGACTGTACCTGTCTGCAGAGCCCAGCAGCTCCCATCAGCATCATGTTGCACATCTCATAAGGGACAGGGTGAGTTGAGCTAAAgatattatttgcattttaaaacgcTCTTTATCAGTTTTACTAAGggctgttttgttttaaaatacttaaaGTTGCATGCCCACATTGCAGTTATCTGTGACACTTAAAGGGTTAGTACTTGAACTTTTAAAGCACTTGTAGAGGTAAATGAGTGATGCGTAACATCATTGCGTGTGTCAGGTGTCATAACCAAACAGCAGTCTGTAAATAACGGCTTAAGTTTTGGTCTGTTTCCCACACACCGATATTGTATTTGAATTCAGAAGACTAGGAATATAGTACACAAGtctatgtcaagtcatttttatttgtattccgcttttcacaacacacattgtttcaaagcagctttacaggaaatcatgcattaacaaaaacaatgaaactgtaatatctattcaCTGCAtacccaattattaggcaagtgagtattctgttCTTAtaattatttccatgcacattttccaactccaaaccatataaacttgaagtCTTATtggatttaattattttcatgtggtatgtatttgtgtaatgagtgAGGGTGTGGCTTAAGTGACTAACATCTTATATCAAGgtttgcataattattaggcagcttcattatcTCGTGCCTTTCAAatagatgcaacactcttgaaatagctattGAGATGTGACCACtggacaatcaaacgttttgttgcaaatagtcaactggggtgcaaaaaacgcatggagaagaaaaggtgcaaattaactgcaaaagactttaAACGTGAATTTAACGTGAAGCTACCAGgcacccattatcctccaatgctaacatattccagaactgcaacctacctggagtgtccagaagtacaaggtgtcaagtgaCCAGAGACATGGCCAatgtcaagaaggctgaaacacgaccaccactgaatatattcacaagttgaagcgtcaagattgggcaaagaaatacatgaagacagattgTTCAAAGGTATTGTGGACaaatgaaatgagagtgactcttgatggaccagatggatgggcccatggctggatcactaatggacagcaaggtggaggaggggtacttgTATGGGCTGAtttcattaaggatgaggtagttggaccttttcgagttgaaaaTGGACTgaaaactcaactctcaaacctgtGTTTGCTGCTTCAGCAAAAGTTGATCGTGagcagatcaagaaactgacagactccatggatggaaggctcattgAAAAGAAAAGTGGCTATATtgttcactgaatatttttgaaaggccaacatttttatttaattgtcattttgtgttacttttattgtgctttgtcATGTTTGGAGCTCATTGGTTTctgtccccattcattttcattgtatttcaTTGATATTTCTTGCCTAATGTCTTCCTTTATGTTCAATGGattaatgaaagtcatacaggtttggaacaacgcaACAGGTTTCATTTTAGGGTAAACCGTTCATTTTAGCCAAGCTCAAAATGGTAATAATCCTGGTAGATCAGCTGATACCCTATTCATTCTGCAGATTTCCCATAAGCCAAGTAAGTACTCTGTGGCACAAGTGAAGAAGATTGCAGCTCAGGTGGATGGACATCGACTTTGGGAGACTCACCTGCGGCCCCTGCTGATTGAACGAGTGCCTGGGACAGTAGGCAGTCAGAAGATACGGCAGGTGATGTCCAGGTCCTTCCAATCAAATAATTTGCTACTgctataacaatatatttaaactcagatcTGTAAGCGAGCAAGTGGCACTTATTTTATTTCTCTCAGGCcatgtccacattaatccagatacatttggaAACGGTGTCTCGTTTCACACTGCTTTTTTCAAGtcttttccaaaagttgctcatccacactgacaCATTAAAAACTGTTAAATCCAATTACAAAGCATAGGAAAATTTGCCTTTCAatgtacggtctgaaatgcaattggCCTTGTGTTCCAAGTAAACTTTCCATCACCTTTGATGGAATTTAATGGGAAGTTTGTACAATGTAACATTTCTTATTTTTCATCGTTATCAAAGAGAATAACAGGACAACACCGCTACAACataggccaccatcttgattgtttttgaTTTGAATGGAGCACATGACAACAAAAACGTAATAGTTTTCAGATATCTGTTTTTTTCCTGTCCTCACTACAATGCCACaacagcattttatttttctccctaatttggaatgcccaattcccaatgctctctaaggcctcttggtggcgtagtgactcgcctcacgctattctccgcagcatgcacccatattatagcgaccacaagtaggttaccccatgtgactctactttccctagcaaccaggccaatttggttactcaggagacctggctggagtcattcagcacaccctggatttgaactcgcaactccagggctgtgtagtcagcgtctttacttgagCTCAGTTTTAGCTGTCAAAgatgagaaaaagatgcgttttcaagcGAAAACGTGttggtgtggacatggccttagactcacattgtatactgttttcctttgtttattttaaagttacAGATGTGAAGTGAATTAATTTCAACAGTCACCTCGCATGCCATGATAGTTCCAACTCATGTAGACAATAACATAATTGCTCCCTTCTTTTAAAAGGTAGactgtaatttctgtgccaccaaactgaattgcaaaaataattattgttttcaaatagGTTGGAAATCTATTTGAAAACTGTCATTAATCTGCCACTGGTTGGTCAAAATGGATAGTTCTGCCCCAAATTCATGCCATTGATTGAGCTGTGGCTATATCTGGCTGATCAGGATGCTGAGCTAATGTATTAATCAACCTATGAATAACTTGCTTATAGTTGTCCCTGCATATAAAGAAGGTATAGGACAGAGgatgaagtattttaacataaaaaatacacataattttTAAGTATCTTCTATTGATGAGTCCAAATCATTCTCATGGAGAAGTTCACTGAAGTTCACTCCTTTCAACCACAGCATATCTTGTCCCAGCTGGGTTCACTTTCTGCTGGATGGACAGTGGAGGAGGATTCCTTTGTTTCACCCACTCCGAAGGGTGGTGTCACCTTTACCAATGTGCTGGCAGTGCTGGACCCCTCAGCTCCTCGTAGGCTGCTCCTAGCATGCCATCATGACTCTAAAATCTTACCCCCAGATCCTAAAAAGCCAGAGCGGGTGTTTGTGGGTGCCAGTGATTCAGCCGTACCCTGCGCTATGATCTTGGAGCTGGCCGCTGCTCTGGATACACAACTTAAAGCCCTCAAAAAGCAGGTAGGCCATATACCATACATGACATCACAATCAGAGTATTCATCTCTTTAAAATTTCTAGACTAGGGcagggtagaaatatttattttttaatgcatcacaaccttcatttgaacaatcttgtTACCAATTTTTAAaacccaagatcaatcttttactaaactaatcatgatgctccctccatcaTACATCCCTGTTGTACTGATGATGTTGTCATGTTGGAAGGCtatgccctttttatgccatatttAGTACTGCGCCGTGTTCTACAAAATAATACAGCCTTAGTTTCCACAAAATATTTTCTCAGTAGCATTGTGAAATGTTAAGgtggcatgcagcaatgtttttgttggaaagcagctgcTTACTTCGTGGTGTCCTGACATGGACACCATGCctatttaatgttttctgtatagtagagtCATGAACCAAGATGGTAGCCAGTTCCAATTATTCCTTCAAGTGTTTAGCTGTCATTCTAGGgttctttttacctcattgagcattctgcggtgtgccctttgagtcatcttagaTGGaaggccacttctagggagagtagccacagtatttATATGTCTCCATTTATAGTCAatctgtctaactgtggacagatgaatatctaagctctttgataTAACTTTgttaccctttccagctttaagTAAGTCTTCTAAGATCTCTCTTCTTTCGAGgtatggtccacgtcagcagatgcttcttgtgaatggcaaactcaaaatgtttaagggctttttataagtcaaagtagctccaaCCCACACCAATCTTATTTCATTAATTAGATGCCAGGTTTCCCAACTCCTGACTAATTATCTTATTTTTATGTCATTAGcataggggttcacatactttttccaacctacactgtgaatgtttgaatggtgtattcaatatatacaagaacaatacaataattggtgttattgtaacttagatgatctaaccagattttaagacaaatttatacataaatgcaaataAGTCCAAAAGTGGTCACAAATCTTTTCTTGCCACCGTATACCCAAATGAATCTGAATAGACTAAAATCAGAAAACAAATTGACTCAAGAGCATGTGAATTGGAATCAAATTggtaaatctgtatcaatacccagcccaagTTCTCACTAGTGGTTGATCGATATATCGCAGAGGTTGATAAATCGgctgatattctgacttttttaattatcggCGGCGGCTGATTAATTTTCCCATTTTGCCGGGGGGTTTTCTTGAGGGTGCCGAAAATCACCTTTGAAGCAACCGAGACATGTTAACGATCAGTcgcggtttgttttgttgttcatgttactacaatattagACCGGTGTGCAACGGTCTGCATATCAGAGTCGAGGCAGACGAATTTGAGCTCATGATGTTAAAGTGCTTTATGTTtcattctctcgctctctcctcaacagttccctgtaacttttaactatcttgtctaatgataaaaaggcaaatatcaataaacctaatatcatataccatttgcaaatatgcgTATATATCGTTTAAACATGTTATAAACCAACCTTCCACAAATTCAACAGATCCAGCGTCCTTTGGAATGCTCagaaatcttcctctgaagcacgtattctaacagtttctcctcaacagttctctgtaacttttctaatgataaaagccaaatatcaataaaacttctattatataccttttgcaaatatgcagatatctcatttaaacagatgtaattcatgaaCCTCACGGTAATACAACGTTTCTTTCTGTCGAGCGCTCGTATAATAtattcctctgaagcacgtattctatcagccagaatcaaaaacttcaggatcaaaagttcctctcattcacaaatcatgatggtctgacctgtgacaatccaagcaggctaTCAAGGCCTGTTAAACTCTCAGAAGATTGCTGCTCGCACTGGATTCgcatgagtgcaacttcaaggctggATCCGACACCAGGAAATGCTACTTCCAGAGGCTTGTATACAGGGGTAGGAGGAAAATAAGGTGCTTTCCAAACTGTTAGaacagtttccttaagagttccaatCTTTTAAAACAGATGTcaattaagccattaactgataagGCAACAAAGTAGTAAGTCAGCAGCCtacattttcagatgcagcccaaggtaaaagcaCTTCATGTGTGCTATAAGTGAATGCCATAATCACTAAGCAATGTATGTACAGTCGGTATCTTTGGAGTAAATGCGATTGATAATGtagacatgccatccatggttgctgacTACCGTGTGTAATGTTACTTCCTTCTTCCTAATAAATTAACAATTTcctcatgtgcaaataaataaataaaaaatggatgactaagaaatctgaagaaactacTAAAATcgaccatttaaaataaataatgcatttagtgtgtgtgagaaacatatTGAGCACAATAAGATTaagattataaattattttatgtttgttatttactatattaaattgtgtgatattatATCCGATACAATATTAGCATTGTATCGGACTATCGGCAT
Coding sequences within:
- the qpctla gene encoding glutaminyl-peptide cyclotransferase-like a — encoded protein: MSRNGRRFKSLNANNGRALAGCDPVRAARVRVLLLCLCGVMSLAMILGLYLSAEPSSSHQHHVAHLIRDRISHKPSKYSVAQVKKIAAQVDGHRLWETHLRPLLIERVPGTVGSQKIRQHILSQLGSLSAGWTVEEDSFVSPTPKGGVTFTNVLAVLDPSAPRRLLLACHHDSKILPPDPKKPERVFVGASDSAVPCAMILELAAALDTQLKALKKQRSVVTLQLVFFDGEEAFEEWTDTDSLYGSRHLAELMARTPHPPESTTITLLQAVDLFVLLDLLGGPEPLIVNHFDNTARWFDRLIAAEKRLHKQGLLTYHLTEQSYFRKDFYLGPVQDDHIPFLNRGVPVLHLIPTPFPQFWHTLDDTEEKMHRPTVENLTRILAIFVAEYLSL